AGAATCAGTTTTTATAGggatttaatttgtaaaaaaaaacaataaaaggaatTATTGAACACATCCGGTATTTGACATCTCTTTGGAGAAAGAGCAGAAAACACAGCTTTTGTTTGGGGGAAACAGTATGAACCACGTTTTCAAGGACATCAGGATATGATGAAGATGACTGTCATTGTTCATTACATTGATTTCGTTGAAAAACTTACAATGTCCATAGCtagatgtttagttttttttataccctcactttacacatttataatggaAAAACCAAATGTAATAAATGGAAAACTACCGggattttaaatttacattaaaagcaaAGTAAATGTTATAAAATCCAATCCAAGTTTAAAGTCTTGACAAATCAGTGGGAATAAACTGATCATAGGACCATCGTGATAACATTTTGGGTAGACATCTCCCTTTAACATAGTTTGCAAATGAGTACAAATCAAAAGTACATTCAACTGCTccagttaaaaatattaataataaaataaatgacacaaagttACACATCTCTTCATTAACTGCAGCCTCGTCCAGGTCCTGCTGCTCATCTCTCATGGAATGTCTTCGCTATATCAGTGAAGTTTCATATGCTGTCAAGCTTCTTCAAAACATAcggtgctgaaaaacaaaatcagctTATTATAACCCTCATAAACCTTTTAATTGACATTAAGAGACGTTGCTGTGTCTTGACAGAGCTGAAACTGCTCAAACTTTAAAGTTGATCTTCTATCATTCATAGCCATAGAGACTGCACTCAGATGATAAGAAGCTGGATAGATTATCagttaaacacactcacactgtgCCTCCAGAAACTAAAAATACTAACTAAAAAAAACCTCGTAGAGTGAGATAATTGTAAGTTTTAAATCGATCACACGCGCACATACATGCATGAGGCGCCTGGATACTCACTGACTCGAAGAAGCGCAACATAAATCAAAAAGTTGCGAACAGACGTGATGACATCCTCGCgcattttttctttcatctcCTCCGGGTCCATCTTCGGCCCAAGTCCCTCGATTTTAAGCATGTTTTAGAGTGAAATCAAAGATTATATGTGCCTCAAATGATCGCGCTCCAAGGTCACATTCAATCCAAAGGCATGCGAGAAGGGAAATACGTCACGTTGGGACCTGCTTCTAGACCCCTCGTCATAGCCTACTACATTGTGCCTGATTATTAAGTCGGGATATTATCACGATCAATACATGATTAAAAACTAATACGCTCCTAAATAACATTTCACGATATCTCAAGGTGAATCATATACTACGAGTTTTTGAgaaatacatttaagaaaaaattacgTTTAAAACACTTGGTCATTTTAGTCAGGCAATACGCTTCGTGTCACAGTtcattgttttgagtttttttgtgcGCGCTTGTTGTGAAATTGCTTCTAAACGTTACTTGTGCTGTGTATAGGctacaaaattaaaacacattattgattttaattatttatacagaCATTATCACAGATATTCTGGCGTTTATTAGgtatcatgtggcactgaagccttttaaaaaaaacataaaaaagattgtAGCTGCATGtaatttaccaacaaaaagtcCACATTAGTGTATTTAGTGAATCATGGAGCACAATGGACTGCAGTCCAGTAACGCTTGTCAGACACATCTGAAATGGGTTAATGGATTCACTGAGACGTCGCCCATCTGTTTTACCCCAGCAAACGTAAACGAAATGATGTGAATACGGTAAATGGCCACGAAGAGGATGGGTCCTAAGGGTTCTCCCTCCAAAGAGAGCTTGAGGAAACGTAAGTATGGCTCTTGGTTCAGGACATAGCCGTAGAATAATTTGCAGGATTTAATACAAATTGAGATTTTGAGCTCGGGTCTCAAAGTCTTTGagaataaatcatattaaatgtaaatgtactaataaaaacataataaaaaattataagaatTCAATATATCCTGTCCCTTATACACATTATTACACTATTATGTCCCTTATCCTTGCATGTGTACTGCATCAATATAGACCATTTTGTCAATAATTGTATtactgttcattttcttttttgtaatttttttttctattttatttgactAGAAGCTACACAGAAActaaaaacaaattccttgtgtgttgtAACTAATAGTTTGCAGTAAAATACTTTTGCTGTGCATCTCATTTTGATTTTCTACAATTGCTGATACAATATGCATgtgaagtattttaaattattaacctAAACAAACATCAGTCTGTCATTTAGCAGTTCCAGTTGCCTTGTTTATGGCTACATTCGTTAGGATTTGCGTATTTACTATATTGATAACATTTGTATTAGGACAAAATTGTAATTTCATTGACTCCTGTGAATTACTTCCAGGCTGGTTTTGTCTTGATTGACGGCCAGAGAGGTGTGTTCTACCTCTGAAAGCTGGGAGCCCAATGGCAGCACTTTTATACCGCCTGTAAAATGGCACTTTGTTAGCCAACATTGAAAAATATGATCAGATCAGCTTTGAGCAGGGCTGCTTCTGCATTGGCAAGGTGCAAGCAGGTGGATTTCAACAGGAAAGTCCAAGGTAGTCCTTGTCATTAGTTTGTTTGAAACAATTATGAAGGAATGAATTATTAAAGTAGCCTGGTTATTTAAAGTCTGCATCGCCTGCGGACATCTTTTCTAGTAATCAGGTATTTAAAACCTCTAATAAGGGAATCTCTTTTTGATTATGCAGGTTCAAGCGATCCATTGCTGGCGATATAGTGAACGTGAGCGAAAGCTTTTCATTGCACTTTCTTACTTGTTCACAAACTTACAAGTGAGtttactatttaataatataaaaatgcattaagtCTATGCATTAAGGTATGACAGTTTGTGTCTTCTCgtcataaatgtgtatttttcttcttattctgTAGGTGTTCCAGGAAGTCGTTAGCACTCTTGATTGTCTCTGAGGATTCTGAGTACACACAGTGCCATCTAAACTAAAAAGCATAGACCAATCGTATTTTATTTAGTGTATAGCCTAGACAGTCCTCTTCTTTGTtacaatgtctttttaaaatcattttacataaTGTGATAATCAgttgaaatatacagtatgtgcctTTTTGACACATTAGTGCATTTCTGTTCTCTGCTGTTACTGCACTTTCACAGTAGTCAACGATCAAGATATCAGCCATGTTTGATTATCTAAAAAGTGTATTTAGTTAAGAAATGACATTATGTTCCATAAATGTGGATACTGATTTGTTTGCATGACAAACAATCTTGTACGCGATCTTGAAGCCTATGTTATTGCTGTGATACCAAAACATgacatgaaaacactgtattttagATGCCTTTCAAGCTTGTTGCTGATTTTGTGCACATAATTTGTactctaaaaatgttttgtactgCTATATTGCTGTTGTATGTGTTTAAGCTTTGCTTTTTAGTgactttttatatagtttttttactATAACATGGAAGAATAAATCCATTCAATCTGTGCTGTTTCcttaaaaatgaagttttgttGACATTTTGTGTAGCATGGTAAATGAGTGTTTCTTTAtgggaaacagatttggagagattTTCGTTATTTCAAGCACTCTTCACCAATGGATGATGTGCAGTGAGGGGGTGAATGGGTTttgccgttagaatgagagtttGTGATTAAAACTCTCACAATCCAAGTAATCTACACAACTCTAGTTCATCATTAATtatagctgtgtgtttgtaagaaacaaattcatcaaaaatacatttttaacttaaaacacaATTGCTTCTGACAAAAATATGTGttctttatccataatattgctttctccagtgaaaaactcatctcttttgaatcagcagagaaatatgcacagatcaagcactgtttacaagccaaaagagtactggaggaagtgttattatggattacggactggtattttgtccagaagtgacagtttaatgTTCAAACCCCTTTGAGATAAGAacgtttctcacaaacacacatcttttcacTTTACCATGTCATGTTGTATGTTTTTTCATCAAatctgtttggattctcattctgacagcacccattcattgcaaagCATCCACTGGCAAGCAAGTGatttaatactaaatttctccaaatctgttccagtcAAGAAACAAACTCCACTTACTTCATCTTGAatgcctgagggtgaggacattttaagCCAATTTCCCTTTTGGGGTGTGATATTGCTTTGAGTCCATTGCGTATCATTCTGGTCCTATTCTTCCTCTGTATCTTTTCCCCTTCTCATCTCTCCAAAAACTGTTTTATATACATCTAAAAATggttgaaatgttacaaaaattgaATTTGAAATTGGAAAGGGGCAAGAGGCTAATAATATCATTGTTCCGTTACTCTTAAAAAATGCTCGCCCGTGGTAAAGTTTGCTCAAGTATAAGACTTCAGTTCAGTCTAGAGGCTGTCACACTCCCCCTCCTCCATCATCTCAGCGGGTAGCTCTCTATAGATCATTCATTACGTAGATCTTGTGTGAGTCAGAGGCCTGCTGTCAGACTGGAAAAATAAGATGGAGTGGAGAGACTGGTTGCAGTTTATTTGTTCGTCATGCCTTTTCATGAGGTGAATGAGTGAATGTAATATCTTACGCAAGACAGATTATAAGCTATTCCTTTTTCAAAAATACAATGGCCTTC
The Cyprinus carpio isolate SPL01 chromosome B14, ASM1834038v1, whole genome shotgun sequence DNA segment above includes these coding regions:
- the LOC122139690 gene encoding mitochondrial import receptor subunit TOM5 homolog, which gives rise to MLKIEGLGPKMDPEEMKEKMREDVITSVRNFLIYVALLRVSEYPGASCIQDD